A genomic segment from Castor canadensis chromosome 1, mCasCan1.hap1v2, whole genome shotgun sequence encodes:
- the LOC109676670 gene encoding olfactory receptor 4P4-like, with the protein MEKQKNVTEFIFMGLFGNKQIELLFFFFFLLCYLAVLMGNFIILFTVTFSHLMEQPMYYFLCHLSLMDLCYTSTVVPRLIRDLAGASRKISYNDCMTQLFTVHWLAGVEIFILVSMAFDRYVAIVKPLHYMSIVNRKRCNLLIVMAWVLGFWHSVALLLVVLNLPFCGPSQINHYMCDVKPLLKLVCKDIHAISILAIANSGTVLVIIFTMLVASYILILYNLKKRSSAGRRKALSTCSSHIMVVVLFFVPCIYTYILPTDSENKDKEISVFYTVITPMLNPLIYTLRNMEMKIAMRKVWLGMSHSELK; encoded by the coding sequence atggaaaaacagaaaaatgtcacAGAATTTATTTTCATGGGACTTTTTGGAAACAAGCAAATTGAGctactgttctttttcttcttcctgctgtGTTACCTGGCAGTCTTAATGGGGAACTTCATCATTTTATTCACAGTCACCTTCAGCCATCTAATGGAACAGCCGATGTACTACTTTCTATGCCACCTTTCCCTCATGGATCTTTGCTACACCTCCACTGTGGTTCCCCGGCTAATCAGAGACTTAGCTGGAGCAAGTAGAAAGATTTCTTATAATGACTGCATGACCCAGCTCTTCACTGTTCACTGGTTGGCAGGTGTGGAAATATTCATCTTGGTGTCCATGGCTTTTGACCGTTATGTGGCCATTGTGAAGCCGCTGCACTACATGAGCATCGTGAACCGGAAGAGGTGTAACTTGCTGATTGTCATGGCCTGGGTACTTGGTTTTTGGCATTCTGTTGCTTTGCTGCTAGTAGTACTCAATTTGCCTTTCTGTGGTCCTAGTCAGATAAATCACTACATGTGTGATGTCAAGCCTCTTTTGAAACTTGTTTGCAAAGATATTCATGCTATTAGTATCTTAGCGATTGCTAATTCAGGGACGGTATTAGTCATAATTTTTACTATGCTAGTAGCTTcttatattctcattttatataaTCTCAAGAAAAGATCATCTGCAGGGCGTCGCAAAGCTCTTTCAACCTGTAGTTCTCACATAATggtagtagttttattttttgtgcccTGTATTTATACGTATATCCTACCGACCGATAGTGAGAATAAGGATAAGGAAATCTCTGTGTTCTACACTGTAATCACCCCCATGCTAAATCCTCTCATCTATACACTGAGAAACATGGAAATGAAAATTGCTATGAGGAAGGTATGGTTAGGAATGTCACATTCAGAGTTGAAATAA